One window of Streptomyces sp. SUK 48 genomic DNA carries:
- a CDS encoding ECF subfamily RNA polymerase sigma factor, BldN family, with translation MYPHVGVDASGLATLRATVATVKETLRGLVPTALTVPAFAAFAIAAPTGPCYALADGGAAIARRARPAGAGGAGGSGGATTARRPAADSDSARMMDLVERAQAGEAEAFGRLYDQYSDTVYRYIYYRVGGRATAEDLTSETFLRALRRIGTFTWQGRDFGAWLVTIARNLVADHFKSSRFRLEVTTGEMLDANEVERSPEDSVLESLSNAALLDAVRRLNPQQQECVTLRFLQGLSVAETARVMGKNEGAIKTLQYRAVRTLARLLPDDAR, from the coding sequence GTGTACCCACACGTCGGGGTTGACGCCTCGGGCCTGGCTACGCTGCGCGCAACTGTCGCAACGGTCAAAGAGACGCTGCGCGGCCTCGTCCCCACCGCGCTCACCGTCCCTGCCTTCGCCGCCTTCGCCATCGCCGCACCCACGGGCCCGTGCTACGCACTGGCCGACGGCGGCGCCGCCATCGCCAGACGCGCCCGCCCCGCGGGGGCCGGCGGTGCCGGCGGCTCCGGCGGCGCCACCACCGCCCGCCGTCCGGCCGCCGACAGCGACAGCGCCCGGATGATGGATCTGGTCGAACGCGCCCAGGCGGGCGAGGCCGAGGCATTCGGGCGGCTGTACGACCAGTACAGCGACACCGTCTACCGGTACATCTACTACCGGGTGGGCGGCCGCGCCACCGCCGAGGACCTGACCAGCGAGACCTTTCTGCGCGCCCTGCGCCGGATCGGCACCTTCACCTGGCAGGGCCGCGACTTCGGCGCCTGGCTGGTGACGATCGCCCGCAACCTGGTCGCCGACCACTTCAAGTCCAGCCGCTTCCGGCTGGAGGTCACCACCGGCGAGATGCTGGACGCCAACGAGGTCGAGCGCTCACCGGAGGACTCCGTCCTGGAGTCCCTGTCGAACGCCGCGCTGCTGGACGCCGTACGACGCCTCAACCCGCAGCAGCAGGAGTGCGTGACGCTCCGCTTCCTCCAGGGCCTGTCGGTCGCGGAGACCGCCCGGGTCATGGGCAAGAACGAGGGCGCGATCAAGACCCTCCAGTACCGTGCCGTCCGCACACTCGCCCGGCTGCTGCCGGACGACGCCCGCTGA